GTCGTCGAGCGCGGCGGAACGACGATCCACTACGACACGGTCTGCGAGCGCACCGTCGACGGCGGGTTCGCGTTCGCGTACGACCACCCCGCGCTCGGCGACGACGCGCGCGACTGCCGGACGGCGGTGTTCGACCGCATCGCGGATCGGACCGACCGCCCCGTCGAGGCCGTCGAGCGCGAGTTCCTCCGCAAGCACCGGTACGTCGAGTACCTCGTGAACGAGGGCGTCAGCGACGCCGACGAGCTGTTCGGCTTCCTCGCGGACCTCCGCGCGAACGAGGCGGCGACGGTCGAGCGCGTCGCGCACGCGCGCCGGCGCGAACGGGGAGAGGACGGCGGGGGGGAGATCGACGAGGGAAGGGTCCGTGACGACGGAACCGACGGCGAGGGGGTCGACGCGCGTCTCGACGGGGGGCGCGTCGACGGTGGAGGAACCGAAGACGACGGTGGAAACGGCGTCGGCGGGGGGCGCGATGGCCACGCGTAACGCGACCGGCGTGCTCGGACGCGGCCTCTACGCGCTGTTCTCGCGTCACGCCGATCGGCGGCGACACGAACGCGACCGGCGGCGCTACCGCGGGGCGGCGATCGGGGCGAGCTTCGACCGATACATCTCGCGGGTGTACGGCCTCTCCTGGGCGGCGTTCCTCCTCGTCGCGACGGGGGCGACCGCGCTCGCGCTGGCGGTCCCCGCGGACCTCCTCGACGGCGTCTCGGCGTTCCTGCAGGCGGGACTCCCCGTGCTGAACCGCGTCGACGCGCCAGCGCTTCCGCGCGAACCCGTCGCCGCCGGGGCGGGCCTCGCCCTCGGGGCGCTCTGCAAGCGGACGGTGGTCTGGGGCGGCGGACAGTACCTGCGCTGGGTCGCGTCGGCCCGCCGGGCGAACATCGAGCGGACGCTCCCCGGCGCGGTGCGCTACCTGCGGACGCTCGCCGCGGGGGCGGACGACCACCGGACGATGCTCCGCAAGGTGGCCGAACAGGACGCCTACGGCGAGACGGCCGCCTCGGCCCGGGCCGTCCTCAACCGGGCGGCGCTCGCGGGGAGCCTCGACGCCGGCCTCCGGATGGTCGCCAGGGACACCCCCTCGCGGGATCTCCTGTCGCCGTTCCTGCTGAAGTTCCGCGAACACGCCGCCCAGGGCGAGGACGCGCTCGCGGGCTACCTCCGCCTGGAGTCGCGGATGCTCTCGCACCGACAGGCCCGCTCGCGACAGCAGGCGACGGACTTCCTCGAACTGCTCGCGGAGCTGTTCATCGTCCTGCTCGTCCTGCCCGCGCTGTTCGTCATCATCCTCACGGTGATGGCGGTGCTCGCGCCCGGCCTCTCCGCGCCGGTCGCGACCCCGGTCGGGACGGCCACGGTCCGGACGCTCGTCGTCGTCGGGAACGTCGTCTTCGTCCTCGCGGTGGGCGCGACGACGGCGTGGCTGATCGCCGCGCTCCGCCCGCCCGACCAGGCACCGCCGACGTACGCGCCCGCCGAGACGGTTCGGGGCGTCCTCGCCGGCGCGAGAGAGAACCCGTCCGACGCGGTACTCGTCTGCGCTCCGCTCGCGGTCGCCGTGACCGCCTACTGCCTGACGCTCGGCTACCACCCCGTGAACGCGGGGCTGTTCGGCTACGTCGCCTTCGGCCTCCCGGTCGGCGGCGTGGCGGTCCGCCGGGCGCGCCTCGACGACGCCAAGGACCGCGAGATCAAGGACTTCGTCCACGCCGTCGCGGGGCACGTCAGCCTGGGGCGACCGTTCGGCGAGGCCGTTGCCCGCGTCGCCCGCGAGGTGGACCTGGGCGCGTTGCAGTCGGACGTCGACGCGCTCGCGTTTAACCTCTCGCTGATGACCGCCGCGGACGGCGACGTCCGCTCGGCCGCGCTCGATCGATTCGTCGAGCGCGTGGGGACGCCGCTGGCCGCCCAGACCATGGGCCTCGTGACGGGCGCGCTCGACGTGGGGAGCGACGCGGAGGAGGTGTTCGAGACGCTCCAGACAGAGGTCGGGCGGCTCTATCACGAGCGCAAGGCGCTCCGGTCGTCGATGCTCGTCTACGTCGCCGTCGGGTGGACCACCGCCCTGCTCGTCGTGGGCATCGTGGTCGCCGTCAACGGCTACGTCCTCGACGGGTTCGCACAGCTGTCGAGCGTCTCGGGGACGGCCGCGGGCGTCGCGCTCGACCCCGACGCCGTCGACCTCGAACGCGACCGCTTCCTGTTCTACGTCGTCACGCAGGCGACGATGCTCGCCTGCGGCTGGTTCGCCGGGATGGCGAGCCGCGGGCGCTACGAGGCGCTGCTGCACTCGGGCGCGCTCGTCGCGGTCACGTACGTCGTCTTCGCGGGGGCGAGGATGCTATGATCGGTCCCCCGAACGCCCGCGGCCGGGGGCAGTCGCACGTCGTCGGCGTCGCGCTCCTGCTCGGCGTCGCCGTGATCTCGATGGGCGCGCTGACCGCCAGCATAGGGGCCATCGTCGAGGAGAACGCCGCCGAGGCCGACGCCGCTCGCGTCGCCTCGGACGTCGACCGCGCGCTCCGCCCCGTCGAGGTCACGGGCGCGCACCGCGGCCGACTCTCGTTCGCGCGGGGGGAGTTACGGACGGTCGAGCGCGACCTCCGACTGCTCGACGCGAGAGGGGGAGTGGTCGAGACGGTCGCGGTCGGCGGGCTCGTCTTCGAGTCGGGCGACCGCCGCGTCGCGTTCGTCGCGGGTGCGATCGTCCGCGGACGACCCGGTCGAGCGCGCCTGCAGGTCGAACCGCCGATCACCGCCTCGCGGGGCGACGGCGGCGTCCTCGTCGTCGGCGCGCCGCGACTGAACGCGAGCGAGGGAGTGTCGATCTCGGGCCGCGGCGGCGTCACGGTCGCGCTCGAGACGCACGTCCGTCACCGTCGGGTGCGCGTCGGGAACGGGACGTACCGCCTCGCGGTGGA
The Halomarina pelagica DNA segment above includes these coding regions:
- a CDS encoding type II secretion system F family protein, translated to MATRNATGVLGRGLYALFSRHADRRRHERDRRRYRGAAIGASFDRYISRVYGLSWAAFLLVATGATALALAVPADLLDGVSAFLQAGLPVLNRVDAPALPREPVAAGAGLALGALCKRTVVWGGGQYLRWVASARRANIERTLPGAVRYLRTLAAGADDHRTMLRKVAEQDAYGETAASARAVLNRAALAGSLDAGLRMVARDTPSRDLLSPFLLKFREHAAQGEDALAGYLRLESRMLSHRQARSRQQATDFLELLAELFIVLLVLPALFVIILTVMAVLAPGLSAPVATPVGTATVRTLVVVGNVVFVLAVGATTAWLIAALRPPDQAPPTYAPAETVRGVLAGARENPSDAVLVCAPLAVAVTAYCLTLGYHPVNAGLFGYVAFGLPVGGVAVRRARLDDAKDREIKDFVHAVAGHVSLGRPFGEAVARVAREVDLGALQSDVDALAFNLSLMTAADGDVRSAALDRFVERVGTPLAAQTMGLVTGALDVGSDAEEVFETLQTEVGRLYHERKALRSSMLVYVAVGWTTALLVVGIVVAVNGYVLDGFAQLSSVSGTAAGVALDPDAVDLERDRFLFYVVTQATMLACGWFAGMASRGRYEALLHSGALVAVTYVVFAGARML
- a CDS encoding DUF7289 family protein, whose translation is MIGPPNARGRGQSHVVGVALLLGVAVISMGALTASIGAIVEENAAEADAARVASDVDRALRPVEVTGAHRGRLSFARGELRTVERDLRLLDARGGVVETVAVGGLVFESGDRRVAFVAGAIVRGRPGRARLQVEPPITASRGDGGVLVVGAPRLNASEGVSISGRGGVTVALETHVRHRRVRVGNGTYRLAVETRTPEPWADYLRERGATVDRLDVDGDGVESVVAAFRGERTTYLVVHDLNLEVGGG